The following are from one region of the Marinomonas sp. CT5 genome:
- a CDS encoding sarcosine oxidase subunit gamma family protein, giving the protein MSDVTLGAMEGKLVTNQLPDATIAGESPLHHSDLATMAKKGPQEGGVYFHERKLMGLLTLRCVPSDEQKSVIESLLGVALPMEPLTSVTTDKVSVRWISPDEWLIIVAGDQAFELESRFQETLPGHYALVNISGGTTIYDVSGSQVVNMLKKSTSVDLYPTEFPVGKVVSTVFAKSSAMICRLADDKFELVVRRSFADYLWLWIQDASREYGLVVKA; this is encoded by the coding sequence ATGTCTGATGTCACGTTAGGAGCAATGGAAGGGAAGTTGGTAACAAACCAACTTCCAGACGCAACTATTGCAGGTGAAAGTCCACTGCATCACTCTGATCTCGCTACTATGGCTAAGAAAGGGCCACAAGAAGGTGGGGTGTATTTCCATGAGCGTAAACTTATGGGCTTGCTCACTTTGCGTTGTGTGCCATCTGATGAACAAAAATCAGTAATTGAGTCACTGCTTGGCGTGGCTTTGCCAATGGAGCCTCTGACTTCAGTAACAACAGATAAGGTGTCTGTTCGTTGGATTTCTCCTGATGAATGGCTAATTATCGTTGCTGGTGATCAGGCGTTTGAATTGGAGAGTCGTTTTCAAGAGACGTTACCAGGCCACTATGCCTTAGTGAATATCAGTGGTGGTACGACGATATACGATGTTTCAGGTAGTCAAGTTGTTAACATGCTGAAAAAGTCTACCAGCGTGGACTTGTATCCAACAGAGTTTCCTGTTGGCAAGGTTGTATCGACGGTATTTGCTAAAAGTAGTGCGATGATTTGTCGTCTAGCAGATGACAAGTTTGAATTAGTGGTGCGCCGTAGTTTTGCTGACTACTTATGGTTGTGGATTCAGGACGCAAGTCGTGAATACGGTCTAGTAGTAAAAGCTTAA